A stretch of Anas acuta chromosome 3, bAnaAcu1.1, whole genome shotgun sequence DNA encodes these proteins:
- the LOC137853761 gene encoding epoxide hydrolase 1-like, protein MWQEVLPNAWESILSRIRSFQYSQKNAVLVPAAALGVGGMVVCWLMSRRKVKRLEVGDGWWGSGERALREKEDERIRPFRIETSDKEIEDLHRRLDQARYAPPLEGAAFHYGFNSDYLQKVVAYWRNQFDWRKQVEILNKYPHFRTTIEGIDIHFIHVKPPYVPHGRAVQPILMVHGWPGSFYEFYKIIPLLTEPARYGLGDGDVVFEVICPSIPGYGFSEAPHQKGFDTRATARIFHKLMKRLGFKEYYVQGGDWGSGITTNMAQMLPESVKGVHVNLVFITIRGFKKLIQAMLGAYVPWLVGFTREDVRRMYPFMQKNVYDILRESGYLHIQATKPDTAGCGLNDSPVGLAAYILEKFSTWTDKSFLHRDDGGLERKYSLDELLTNVMIYWVTSSIASSMRYYKENLSRDPALSDNTRFGVYVPAGIAAFPEEITHVPRCWAKTIFKNIVSYSYMPRGGHFAAFEEPKLLAQDIIHFVRRVEQL, encoded by the exons ATGTGGCAGGAGGTCCTTCCCAACGCCTG gGAGAGCATCTTATCCCGCATCAG GTCTTTTCAATATTCACAGAAGAATGCAGTCTTGGTCCCTGCAGCCGCTCTGGGGGTCGGAGGAATGGTGGTTTGCTGGCTGATGTCCAGACGCAAGGTCAAGAGACTTGAAGTGGGTGATGGATGGTGGGGCTCCGGTGAAAGAGCCCtaagagagaaggaagatgaaagaaTCCGCCCCTTCAGGATTGAAACCTCTGACAAAGAAATTGAG GACCTGCACCGCCGCCTGGACCAGGCTCGCTACGCACCCCCGCTGGAGGGGGCAGCTTTCCACTATGGCTTCAACTCCGACTACCTGCAGAAGGTGGTGGCCTACTGGAGGAACCAGTTTGACTGGCGCAAGCAAGTGGAAATCCTGAACAAATACCCTCATTTCCGCACCACCATCGAAG GGATTGATATCCATTTTATCCATGTGAAGCCCCCCTACGTCCCTCATGGACGAGCTGTTCAACCTATCCTGATGGTCCACGGCTGGCCTGGCTCCTTCTACGAGTTCTACAAGATCATCCCTCTGCTCACAGAGCCAGCCAGGTACGGCCTGGGTGATGGTGACGTGGTGTTTGAGGTCATCTGCCCATCCATCCCAGGCTATGGCTTCTCAGAGGCTCCGCACCAGAAAG GCTTTGACACCCGCGCAACTGCTCGGATATTTCACAAGCTGATGAAGAGACTGGGCTTCAAGGAATACTATGTTCAGGGAGGAGACTGGGGATCTGGTATTACTACAAACATGGCCCAGATGCTTCCAGA ATCTGTGAAGGGGGTTCATGTGAATCTTGTCTTCATCACCATACGAGGTTTTAAAAAGTTGATTCAAGCGATGCTTGGGGCTTACGTACCATGGCTTGTGGGCTTCACTAGGGAAGATGTTCGACGGATGTACCCCTTCATGCAGAAGAATGTATATGATATTCTGCGAGAATCTGGCTACTTACATATCCAAGCCACCAAACCAGACACTGCAG GTTGTGGACTGAATGACTCCCCGGTGGGGCTTGCTGCATATATTTTGGAGAAATTCTCTACCTGGACAGATAAATCATTTCTGCATAGAGATGATGGAGGCTTGGAAAG GAAGTACTCACTAGATGAGCTTTTGACCAATGTGATGATTTACTGGGTGACATCGTCTATTGCGTCCTCCATGCGATACTACAAGGAGAACTTATCCCGGGATCCTGCTCTATCTGATAATACCAG GTTTGGAGTGTACGTTCCTGCGGGGATCGCAGCTTTTCCTGAGGAGATAACGCATGTACCACGTTGCTGGGCGAAGACGATCTTCAAGAACATTGTCAGTTATTCTTACATGCCCCGCGGAGGGCATTTTGCAGCTTTTGAGGAACCAAAGCTTCTGGCACAAGACATCATCCACTTTGTGAGAAGGGTGGAGCAGCTGTGA